From a single Acidobacteriota bacterium genomic region:
- a CDS encoding ABC transporter ATP-binding protein, with product MIQLLNVSKTVTSGNQPLTILHPLDLEIPQSQFIAIVGPSGSGKSTLLGLVAGLDTPSSGDILLDGTNISRLGEDQLAALRGEKIGFVFQSFHLIPSLTALENIQVPMEIAGVKQASARAKALLAEVGLENRGHHYPSQLSGGEQQRIAIARAFSNNPPILLADEPTGNLDNQNGEHIIELLLRFNREGGTTLVLVTHNHELADLAHRKISLRDGRVIEDTTNLQWSPPIKEQSSDSTK from the coding sequence ATGATACAGCTTTTGAACGTCTCGAAAACAGTCACCAGCGGAAATCAACCCCTCACTATCCTGCATCCGCTCGATTTGGAAATCCCCCAAAGCCAGTTTATTGCGATTGTCGGCCCGTCTGGAAGCGGGAAATCAACCCTGCTTGGACTCGTCGCCGGATTGGATACGCCTTCGTCCGGGGATATTTTGCTGGACGGAACCAACATTTCCCGCCTGGGCGAAGACCAGCTTGCAGCGTTGCGCGGTGAAAAAATCGGCTTCGTTTTTCAATCATTTCACCTGATTCCATCGCTCACAGCTCTCGAAAATATTCAGGTGCCGATGGAAATTGCCGGAGTCAAGCAGGCCAGTGCGCGAGCCAAAGCATTACTCGCCGAAGTTGGGCTGGAAAATCGCGGTCATCATTACCCATCTCAACTTTCCGGTGGTGAACAACAACGCATCGCCATCGCCCGCGCCTTTTCCAACAATCCGCCGATCCTTCTGGCCGATGAACCAACGGGGAATCTCGATAACCAGAACGGCGAACACATCATTGAATTGCTGCTCCGATTCAACCGCGAAGGCGGCACCACGCTGGTCCTGGTCACTCATAATCACGAACTGGCTGACCTGGCCCATCGGAAAATCTCTCTCCGCGATGGCCGGGTCATCGAAGATACTACCAATTTGCAATGGAGTCCCCCGATTAAAGAACAATCAAGTGATTCAACCAAATAA
- a CDS encoding FtsX-like permease family protein gives MNFVLKMALRELKASWKRLVLFFVCIAIGVGAIVTLRSLIQSVRSSVTGEAQSLMAGDIEVSSSREWTPEVLQKIQSTLAASPQPKQIQQLEVIETPTMSRATSDETGTSSRIELRGVPPGYPFYGTIQLEDGGVLSPDRLANNGIVVQPALLTQLNVKAGDEIKIGTLNCRIQGVIQSDPASTLSALSFGPRVFMSLETLKQSGLIVFGTRARYRLLLKVPESQVETLFNSLKESLKGQLVSVNSYRNSQNRITTQFNQAEDFLSLAGLIVVILGGIGVSSVIRVYITQRFKSIAILKCLGSTSRQIIGTYLTQVLLLALAGSALGIGVAYLAVWATPRYFLTDFPIQVDFHLTASAIGQGLGIGVLIALLFSLVPLLDIRSVKPNLLLRGESGDRKKRFDLVQMTAVTVVVSGLLGIASWQAGSIKIGAAFLGGLAVTALLLFGVSLLLVSGLRKIRTIPRFVVRQGITNLYRPGNQTRLILLTTGLGVFFIIAVNLIQTNLLKEFNFSLLQNASDMFLIDIQQDQRVGLVELVRPVIGTDIELVPSLRARLIAFDGKPIELETVENASERNRLGREYTVTYSNKLGPNEQIVEGKFWDATPSTEPEVSIEEMLYQNTGLKVGSTLTVDILGRRITAKVTSLRKVDWRNSRTGFVILFRPGVLDEAPHTFLAGIKGPTDQRARSQFQTSIIKQFPNITVIDALDIINRTKSILSGFTLAVSFIGGFVFLCGVLILVGSIAMTKYHRIYETAILKTLGAKRNAIILITLVEYGLLGLLAGTIGSSAALGLAWAVSTKILKIDWHFYPSINIAGVGVTMLLVVFVGVVSTLDIMVKKPLGVLRGE, from the coding sequence ATGAATTTTGTTCTGAAAATGGCACTCCGGGAACTGAAAGCTTCCTGGAAACGGCTGGTTTTATTCTTTGTGTGCATTGCGATTGGAGTTGGCGCGATTGTCACCCTGCGGTCACTGATTCAAAGTGTGCGTTCAAGTGTCACTGGCGAAGCCCAATCATTGATGGCAGGTGACATTGAGGTTTCCTCCAGTCGGGAATGGACGCCAGAAGTGCTGCAAAAAATTCAGTCCACGCTGGCTGCTTCGCCACAACCCAAACAAATCCAGCAACTTGAAGTCATTGAAACGCCAACGATGAGCCGGGCGACCAGTGATGAAACGGGGACAAGTTCACGGATTGAGTTGCGGGGCGTACCACCGGGATATCCATTTTATGGAACGATTCAACTAGAAGATGGAGGTGTCTTGTCGCCTGACCGACTGGCCAACAACGGGATTGTCGTTCAGCCAGCGCTCCTCACTCAACTCAATGTCAAAGCTGGCGACGAAATCAAAATCGGAACGCTCAATTGCCGGATTCAGGGTGTGATTCAGTCTGACCCGGCTTCAACCCTGAGCGCACTCAGTTTCGGGCCACGCGTGTTTATGAGTCTGGAAACACTCAAACAAAGCGGTTTGATCGTTTTTGGCACCCGGGCGCGCTATCGCCTGCTGTTGAAAGTTCCGGAATCTCAAGTCGAGACGCTTTTTAACAGCTTGAAAGAATCACTCAAAGGCCAGCTCGTCAGCGTCAATTCCTACCGAAATTCACAAAATCGAATTACAACCCAGTTTAATCAAGCGGAAGACTTCCTCAGTCTGGCGGGTCTGATTGTGGTCATTTTGGGAGGAATTGGGGTTTCGAGCGTGATTCGCGTCTACATCACCCAACGCTTTAAATCAATTGCCATTTTGAAATGCCTGGGGAGCACCAGTCGTCAAATCATCGGCACCTACCTCACCCAGGTGCTGCTGCTGGCACTGGCGGGAAGTGCGCTGGGGATTGGCGTGGCATATCTGGCCGTTTGGGCAACGCCACGGTATTTTCTCACTGATTTTCCGATTCAGGTTGATTTTCATTTGACCGCTTCGGCGATTGGACAGGGTTTGGGAATTGGAGTTTTGATTGCCCTTCTGTTTTCACTCGTTCCATTGCTTGATATCCGGTCAGTCAAACCCAACCTGCTGCTCAGGGGTGAAAGCGGAGATCGAAAAAAACGGTTTGACCTCGTTCAGATGACAGCCGTGACGGTGGTGGTCTCGGGTCTGCTGGGCATTGCAAGCTGGCAGGCTGGGTCCATCAAAATTGGAGCGGCGTTTCTGGGCGGTCTGGCCGTAACCGCCTTGCTGTTATTTGGCGTGAGCCTGCTGCTGGTGAGTGGGCTACGGAAAATTCGCACGATTCCCCGGTTTGTTGTTCGACAAGGAATTACCAATCTGTATCGGCCCGGAAATCAGACCCGGCTCATCTTGCTCACAACGGGTCTGGGCGTGTTTTTCATCATTGCGGTCAATTTGATCCAGACCAACCTCCTCAAAGAATTCAATTTCTCGCTGCTGCAAAATGCCTCCGACATGTTTTTGATTGATATTCAACAGGATCAGCGCGTCGGACTGGTGGAGCTGGTTCGGCCAGTGATTGGAACGGATATCGAACTGGTTCCATCGCTACGTGCCCGACTGATTGCGTTTGACGGGAAGCCGATTGAACTTGAAACCGTTGAAAATGCCTCGGAACGCAATCGCCTCGGACGTGAATACACGGTGACCTACAGCAACAAACTCGGCCCGAATGAACAAATTGTGGAGGGAAAATTTTGGGATGCGACCCCAAGCACCGAGCCGGAAGTTTCAATCGAAGAAATGCTCTATCAAAACACCGGGCTCAAAGTCGGCAGCACCCTGACGGTTGATATTCTGGGACGTCGGATCACGGCCAAAGTTACCAGCCTGAGAAAAGTAGACTGGCGAAACTCGCGCACCGGCTTTGTGATTTTGTTTCGCCCAGGCGTTCTGGATGAAGCTCCGCATACTTTCCTGGCCGGAATCAAAGGCCCGACTGATCAACGAGCCCGCAGCCAGTTTCAAACCTCAATCATCAAGCAATTTCCCAATATCACCGTCATTGATGCCCTCGACATCATCAACCGCACCAAATCTATTTTAAGTGGGTTTACCCTGGCGGTTTCCTTTATTGGCGGCTTTGTTTTCTTGTGCGGCGTGCTGATTCTGGTCGGGTCAATCGCCATGACCAAATATCATCGGATCTATGAAACTGCGATTTTGAAAACCCTGGGCGCCAAACGCAACGCCATCATTTTGATCACCCTGGTTGAATATGGCCTGCTTGGGCTGCTGGCTGGAACTATCGGTTCAAGCGCCGCTCTTGGGTTAGCCTGGGCAGTTTCAACCAAAATCTTAAAAATTGACTGGCACTTTTATCCTTCGATCAATATCGCTGGTGTGGGAGTGACCATGTTGCTGGTGGTTTTTGTCGGAGTCGTTTCAACCCTCGACATCATGGTGAAAAAACCATTGGGTGTGTTGAGGGGAGAATAG
- a CDS encoding SagB/ThcOx family dehydrogenase, which translates to MRLWNTPSKLPDGKSARDLDPKEIAAIYHRETKHHFHRYARSLGFMDWDNQPDPFRRYAGAPFIELPLSDTDESPAGEMLYTSGSIPVSPLTIATLGLFFERSLAISAWKEYRGNRWALRINPSSGNLHPTESYAVLPALNEISDQPGVYHYAPREHGLECRTRFSDDQWKSLSRGFPDNTFFVGLTSIFWREAWKYGERAFRYCQIDLGHAIGTIAFAARSLGWEAVVLSTPGDATLAALLGLDRKLEFHADEPEHPETILAIVPSTSTQNLPAMLPLSSISEIAAGQWFGKANRLSKEHADWPIIDEVAAACQKPETPGFTTELQPKPDNFHLVPPTVDLSAHEIFKQRRSAVSFDGVTGLTADQFFRILARTMPWAGSLPWNTFGGPVFVNLVLFVHRVEGLEPGLYFLVRNPAHEATLREKMLAGHLWEKPKNCPDWLPLYLLDADKYQRIAARISCGQDIAGDSAFSLGMIAEFESPIARHGAWLYRRLFWETGLIGQVLYLEAEAAGVRGTGIGCFFDDPVHSLLGVGVQGMQFQSLYHFTIGGPTDDGRLTTLPAYPNR; encoded by the coding sequence ATGCGACTCTGGAACACACCCTCAAAACTACCGGATGGAAAATCTGCCCGCGACCTTGATCCAAAAGAAATCGCAGCCATCTATCATCGCGAAACCAAACACCATTTCCATCGCTATGCCCGCTCGCTTGGGTTTATGGATTGGGACAACCAGCCGGACCCATTTCGACGCTATGCGGGCGCTCCATTCATCGAACTTCCGCTCTCAGACACCGACGAATCACCTGCCGGCGAGATGCTTTACACCTCCGGCTCAATTCCCGTTTCACCACTCACCATCGCGACCCTTGGTCTGTTTTTTGAGCGCTCGCTGGCGATTTCGGCCTGGAAAGAATATCGCGGGAATCGCTGGGCATTGCGCATCAATCCATCAAGCGGCAACCTGCACCCAACGGAAAGTTACGCGGTGCTGCCGGCTCTCAATGAGATCAGCGACCAGCCAGGTGTGTATCACTACGCTCCACGCGAACACGGTCTGGAATGCCGAACCCGGTTCTCGGATGATCAATGGAAATCATTGTCCAGAGGCTTTCCAGACAATACCTTTTTTGTCGGATTGACCTCGATTTTCTGGCGCGAAGCGTGGAAATATGGCGAACGCGCCTTCCGCTACTGCCAGATTGATCTGGGCCATGCAATTGGAACTATTGCATTTGCGGCTCGCTCGCTTGGCTGGGAAGCTGTTGTCCTCTCAACTCCGGGAGATGCAACGCTCGCCGCGCTGTTGGGATTGGACCGCAAACTGGAATTTCACGCTGACGAACCTGAGCACCCGGAAACCATTCTGGCGATTGTACCTTCCACCAGTACTCAAAACCTTCCGGCAATGCTCCCGCTATCATCAATTTCTGAAATTGCGGCTGGTCAGTGGTTTGGGAAAGCCAATCGGTTGAGCAAAGAACACGCCGACTGGCCCATCATTGACGAAGTGGCCGCCGCCTGTCAGAAGCCGGAAACCCCAGGATTCACGACTGAATTGCAGCCCAAACCTGACAATTTTCACCTGGTTCCACCCACGGTTGACCTTTCAGCTCACGAGATCTTCAAACAACGCCGAAGCGCCGTCTCTTTTGATGGAGTGACCGGTCTCACGGCTGACCAGTTTTTCCGAATACTGGCGCGGACCATGCCCTGGGCAGGATCACTGCCGTGGAACACGTTTGGGGGCCCGGTCTTTGTCAATCTGGTGCTGTTTGTGCATCGGGTCGAAGGACTTGAACCCGGACTGTATTTTTTGGTTCGCAATCCGGCCCACGAAGCCACGCTCCGGGAAAAAATGCTGGCCGGGCACCTGTGGGAAAAGCCAAAAAACTGCCCTGACTGGCTGCCCTTGTACCTGCTGGATGCCGATAAATATCAGCGAATTGCCGCCCGGATCAGTTGTGGCCAGGACATTGCCGGAGACAGCGCGTTTAGTCTTGGGATGATCGCCGAGTTTGAGTCGCCAATTGCCCGGCACGGGGCCTGGCTGTATCGGCGACTCTTTTGGGAGACTGGCCTGATTGGACAGGTGCTCTATCTCGAAGCCGAAGCCGCTGGTGTCCGTGGCACTGGAATCGGCTGTTTCTTTGATGATCCGGTCCATTCGCTGCTGGGTGTTGGGGTGCAAGGAATGCAGTTTCAATCGCTCTACCATTTCACGATTGGTGGCCCGACGGATGATGGCCGGCTGACAACGCTGCCTGCCTATCCCAACCGGTAA
- a CDS encoding xanthine dehydrogenase family protein molybdopterin-binding subunit has translation MTKVIGTSVSRTDGLAKVTGTATYAAEHQIPGLVHGYLVTASISAGRIKNIDTKEAEKAPGVIAVFTHRNPPKMFMPANDFMNSRIYEARLPLSDDKVHYAGQIIGVVVADTLERARHGAHLVKVDYDMAKPVVSGKDTSYKEASSMFGEELKFQKGSFETGTFAAGSANAAARVEAVYGTATELHSPMEPHAIISHWHSDGSLTVYEPSQWVYGTQRTYADLFGIAPEKVRIVTPFIGGGFGSKAFPWQHSVLCAAAGRAIDRPLKLVVTRRQMTANTGHRSETEQTVRLAATADGTLTAIEHLAKTSTSPVETFAEPCTGITPVMYKAPNLRTQQEIAVLNIGTPTFMRAPGENPGLFALESAMDELAWALKMDPIELRLKNETTEHQQRKMPFSSKFYADCLKVGAEHFGWKDRPKVPRSLTREGKLIGWGVAGSTFPGLRMPATVKVRLLANGTAEVLTAGNDMGTGAYTVVAITAADALGIPVEKIHVQMGDSRLPDGGLAGGSQMTATLAPAVTAACQAVLKQAKASSASEAFDGLKKSGRGAVEATATSSPGAEMRKWAFQSWGAHFCEVAVDEEIGRLRVTRWHAVMNIGQVINSKAAASQVRGAVIMGIGQALMEECVFDPNLGNPVVYDLATYHFPAHADIPRIEVTFVGEPDLNFNPSGARGVGEIGITGVSAAVANAVYHATGKRLRTLPITPEKLIG, from the coding sequence ATGACCAAAGTGATCGGAACTTCCGTCAGCCGAACCGATGGATTGGCCAAAGTCACCGGCACGGCCACATATGCTGCCGAGCATCAAATTCCTGGACTGGTTCATGGGTATCTCGTAACCGCCAGCATTTCGGCAGGTCGAATCAAAAACATTGACACCAAAGAAGCTGAAAAAGCCCCTGGCGTGATCGCGGTGTTTACCCATCGCAATCCGCCCAAAATGTTTATGCCGGCCAATGACTTTATGAATTCACGAATTTATGAAGCCCGGTTGCCGCTCTCAGATGATAAAGTCCACTATGCCGGTCAAATCATTGGAGTTGTCGTGGCTGATACGCTGGAACGAGCCCGTCACGGGGCCCATCTGGTCAAGGTTGACTATGACATGGCGAAACCCGTGGTATCGGGCAAGGACACCAGTTACAAAGAAGCATCCTCAATGTTTGGCGAAGAACTCAAGTTTCAAAAAGGCAGCTTTGAAACCGGGACCTTCGCGGCTGGTTCGGCCAATGCGGCTGCGAGAGTGGAGGCGGTCTACGGCACGGCCACCGAACTTCATTCCCCAATGGAGCCGCACGCCATCATCAGCCACTGGCATTCGGACGGGTCCTTGACTGTGTACGAACCATCCCAGTGGGTCTATGGCACGCAACGAACCTATGCCGATTTGTTTGGAATTGCCCCTGAGAAAGTGCGGATTGTAACGCCCTTCATCGGCGGTGGGTTTGGTTCAAAGGCGTTTCCCTGGCAGCATTCCGTGTTGTGTGCCGCCGCCGGGCGAGCCATTGATCGCCCGTTGAAACTGGTGGTCACGCGTCGGCAAATGACCGCCAACACGGGACATCGGTCAGAAACAGAACAAACCGTTCGACTGGCGGCCACCGCTGATGGAACCCTGACCGCGATTGAACATCTGGCGAAAACCTCAACTTCACCGGTTGAAACATTTGCTGAACCCTGCACCGGCATCACGCCGGTGATGTACAAAGCACCCAATCTGCGAACCCAGCAGGAAATCGCCGTTCTCAATATTGGAACGCCGACGTTTATGCGGGCTCCGGGCGAAAATCCAGGTCTGTTTGCGCTGGAATCCGCGATGGACGAACTTGCCTGGGCACTCAAAATGGATCCAATCGAATTGCGCCTCAAGAACGAAACGACCGAGCATCAACAGCGAAAAATGCCTTTTTCTTCAAAGTTTTATGCTGACTGTCTCAAAGTCGGTGCCGAGCATTTTGGCTGGAAAGATCGTCCCAAAGTGCCTCGTTCACTGACCAGAGAAGGAAAACTGATTGGCTGGGGTGTTGCCGGCTCGACCTTCCCTGGACTTCGAATGCCCGCGACGGTCAAAGTCCGGCTGCTGGCAAATGGCACGGCTGAAGTTTTGACTGCGGGCAACGATATGGGCACCGGGGCTTACACGGTCGTGGCAATCACCGCGGCTGACGCGCTGGGGATTCCAGTCGAGAAAATCCATGTCCAGATGGGTGATTCTCGACTTCCAGATGGCGGGCTGGCTGGAGGTTCCCAAATGACGGCGACCCTGGCGCCAGCCGTAACGGCTGCCTGTCAGGCGGTGTTGAAACAGGCCAAAGCCAGTTCCGCCTCCGAAGCCTTTGACGGACTCAAAAAGTCAGGCCGTGGCGCCGTTGAAGCGACGGCAACCTCTTCACCAGGTGCAGAAATGCGGAAATGGGCATTCCAATCGTGGGGGGCACATTTCTGTGAAGTGGCCGTGGATGAGGAAATTGGCCGCTTGCGAGTCACCCGCTGGCACGCGGTGATGAACATTGGTCAGGTCATCAACAGCAAAGCCGCCGCGAGTCAGGTCCGGGGTGCAGTGATTATGGGCATCGGTCAGGCGCTGATGGAAGAATGCGTCTTTGATCCAAACCTTGGAAATCCAGTGGTCTATGATCTGGCCACCTATCACTTCCCGGCCCATGCCGACATTCCACGCATTGAAGTCACGTTTGTCGGAGAACCCGACTTAAACTTTAATCCTTCCGGCGCCCGTGGGGTTGGGGAAATCGGCATCACCGGCGTTTCCGCCGCCGTGGCCAATGCCGTCTACCATGCCACCGGCAAGCGGTTGCGAACGCTTCCGATTACACCGGAAAAATTGATTGGGTGA
- a CDS encoding DUF433 domain-containing protein: protein MNQNAIQSDPSIMMGKPVIKGTRITVQSILERFAAGETESQILEAFPRLTQDGIRSALAYAAEKMSEPTTEQAA, encoded by the coding sequence ATGAATCAGAATGCTATTCAGTCAGATCCTTCAATTATGATGGGAAAACCGGTCATCAAGGGAACTCGAATTACTGTCCAGTCAATTCTCGAGCGGTTTGCGGCTGGGGAAACCGAATCACAAATTCTGGAAGCCTTTCCTCGATTGACTCAAGACGGTATCAGATCGGCTTTGGCGTATGCGGCTGAAAAGATGAGCGAACCAACCACGGAGCAAGCCGCATGA
- a CDS encoding ABC transporter ATP-binding protein, translated as MLSIQSVSKRYKTGNFGVKDFSLNLTTGVVGLLGPNGAGKSTLMQMIATITKPTSGTISFQNVDIAKTPEPLRRTLGYLPQDFGVYDNLTAYEFLNYFASLKGIHNRNRVMEMLEMVNLHSVSNRAVSTFSGGMKQRLGIAQALINNPHLVIVDEPTAGLDPEERVRFRNILSEIGFGKLVILSTHIVSDIESIATEIAIVRQGSLVICTTPEKLLQAAEGFVWEAVLPSAQFDQVRTTLKFSNAVRKSDGIHVRIVAPERPVPQAVTAEANLEDAYLYFMNFYQPGRTEYQQGVREIALRHHSGPLTVGV; from the coding sequence ATGCTGAGCATTCAATCCGTTTCAAAACGCTATAAGACTGGAAATTTTGGAGTTAAAGATTTTTCCCTCAATTTGACCACTGGCGTGGTTGGATTGCTGGGGCCAAATGGGGCCGGTAAATCAACGCTGATGCAAATGATTGCAACAATTACCAAACCGACCAGCGGCACAATCTCCTTTCAAAATGTGGATATTGCGAAGACTCCCGAACCACTCCGACGGACATTGGGCTATTTGCCGCAGGATTTTGGGGTGTATGACAACCTGACCGCCTATGAATTCCTCAATTACTTTGCTTCGCTCAAAGGAATCCACAACCGGAACCGGGTGATGGAAATGCTGGAAATGGTCAACCTGCATTCAGTGTCAAATCGTGCGGTGAGTACTTTTTCAGGCGGGATGAAACAGCGACTTGGGATTGCCCAGGCGCTAATCAACAACCCGCATCTGGTGATTGTGGATGAACCAACCGCCGGGCTTGACCCGGAAGAACGCGTTCGATTCCGCAATATTTTGTCTGAAATCGGTTTTGGCAAACTCGTCATTTTATCCACGCATATTGTTTCAGATATCGAATCTATCGCCACTGAAATCGCGATTGTCCGCCAGGGGTCGCTGGTGATTTGTACAACCCCGGAAAAACTCCTCCAGGCAGCGGAAGGCTTTGTTTGGGAAGCGGTACTTCCGTCCGCTCAATTTGATCAGGTTCGAACCACCCTGAAATTCTCAAATGCCGTTCGCAAATCAGACGGAATCCACGTTCGCATCGTCGCCCCAGAACGCCCCGTCCCCCAGGCAGTCACCGCCGAAGCTAACCTGGAAGACGCCTATTTGTACTTTATGAACTTCTACCAGCCTGGACGAACCGAATACCAGCAGGGCGTTCGCGAAATTGCGCTGAGACATCACTCCGGCCCGCTGACCGTCGGAGTCTGA
- a CDS encoding arylesterase produces the protein MTLPGPVGKTVDRSSFPKIVALGDSLTAGYGLERYQAYPALLQKKVDEAGLQFEVINAGVSGDTSAGGVRRLDWALEGNVKFVILELGGNDGLRGLPPKELKSNLSKIIEKSRQKGATVILTGMESPPNFGPDYVKEFRAVYGELAKEYNLPFVPFFLDGVAGRAELNQPDGIHPNPEGTRQVTENVWKVIEPLVK, from the coding sequence ATGACCTTGCCCGGACCCGTTGGAAAGACAGTGGACCGTTCCAGTTTTCCAAAAATCGTGGCGCTTGGCGATAGCCTGACCGCCGGATATGGGTTGGAACGCTATCAGGCGTACCCGGCGTTGCTGCAAAAGAAGGTGGATGAAGCGGGCTTACAGTTTGAAGTTATCAATGCTGGTGTTTCGGGTGATACTTCGGCTGGAGGCGTCCGCCGCCTTGACTGGGCGTTGGAAGGCAATGTGAAATTTGTGATTCTTGAACTGGGCGGCAACGATGGTTTGCGCGGTCTGCCACCAAAAGAACTCAAATCAAATTTATCGAAAATCATCGAGAAATCTCGCCAAAAGGGTGCGACTGTTATTTTGACCGGGATGGAGTCGCCGCCCAATTTTGGACCCGATTATGTGAAAGAATTTCGAGCCGTGTATGGTGAACTGGCCAAAGAATACAACCTTCCATTCGTGCCATTTTTCCTGGATGGCGTCGCAGGTCGGGCTGAACTCAATCAACCGGACGGCATCCATCCTAACCCGGAAGGCACCCGGCAGGTGACTGAAAACGTGTGGAAGGTGATAGAACCTTTGGTAAAGTGA
- a CDS encoding glycoside hydrolase family 104 protein: protein MAKYYSVKSVVNGKMVKVPFLQSVGMNKPANQKLNLANAMADIRKLQKMFNFLLRHNPYELRPYQTSIDENGINDGGYFVQLIAAFQKNQNIQGAERQQTVVLQNGPTIQKLSALVMDIQCTTQTPQNAVDLMKLPEVRAMMETTAWAEGTNDNYHKLVNGKVIKTPISKYQKFIGQHSKEVPISLDRHPEIYIEWAKGEKLSTAAGRYQFLHETWEEMRKPYWLTDFGPWSQDIAVVGKFIEKKMIRPLLLGEYSTAVRRGNHTWASFPESPYNQHPKSMDEFIGALKQNLNRFSYLDG from the coding sequence ATGGCCAAATACTATTCGGTCAAATCAGTCGTCAACGGTAAAATGGTTAAGGTCCCATTCCTTCAATCCGTTGGAATGAACAAACCTGCGAATCAAAAACTCAATCTGGCTAACGCGATGGCGGACATTCGTAAACTGCAAAAGATGTTCAATTTTCTTTTGAGGCACAATCCATATGAGCTTCGTCCATACCAAACCTCCATTGATGAAAATGGAATCAATGATGGCGGGTATTTTGTTCAATTGATTGCTGCATTCCAAAAAAATCAGAACATTCAGGGTGCCGAACGGCAACAAACGGTGGTTCTGCAGAATGGACCTACAATTCAGAAGCTTTCAGCCCTGGTCATGGACATCCAATGTACGACACAGACGCCACAAAACGCAGTTGATTTGATGAAACTCCCTGAAGTAAGAGCGATGATGGAAACTACTGCCTGGGCTGAGGGAACAAACGACAATTATCACAAATTAGTCAATGGAAAAGTCATTAAAACGCCGATCTCGAAATATCAGAAATTTATTGGTCAACACAGTAAAGAAGTGCCAATTTCGTTGGATCGGCATCCAGAAATATACATTGAATGGGCAAAAGGTGAAAAACTCAGTACCGCAGCCGGTCGCTACCAATTTTTGCATGAGACCTGGGAAGAAATGAGAAAGCCATATTGGTTAACCGATTTTGGCCCATGGTCACAAGATATTGCGGTTGTCGGCAAATTTATTGAAAAGAAAATGATCCGCCCTTTACTCCTTGGAGAATATTCAACTGCAGTCCGAAGAGGTAATCACACCTGGGCCAGTTTTCCAGAATCCCCTTACAACCAGCACCCAAAATCGATGGACGAATTTATTGGTGCTTTAAAACAGAACTTGAACCGGTTTAGCTATTTAGACGGGTAA
- a CDS encoding DUF5615 family PIN-like protein has translation MKFVGDESVESQIIERLRFDGHEVWYVAEMNPGISDDEVLQTANTFGCILITGDKDFGELVFREKKVHQGVLLLRLTGITNQSKAEIVSAVIISNQDQLAGAFSVITPGGLRHR, from the coding sequence ATGAAGTTTGTGGGGGATGAAAGCGTTGAATCGCAAATTATTGAACGTCTCCGTTTTGATGGGCATGAAGTCTGGTATGTGGCGGAGATGAATCCAGGCATTTCTGATGATGAAGTTCTTCAAACCGCCAATACCTTTGGTTGTATACTCATCACTGGTGATAAAGATTTTGGCGAGTTAGTTTTTCGGGAGAAGAAAGTTCACCAGGGTGTTTTGTTGTTGAGGTTAACCGGGATTACAAATCAATCGAAAGCAGAAATTGTTTCAGCCGTTATCATCTCCAACCAGGACCAGTTAGCGGGTGCTTTTTCTGTGATTACTCCAGGCGGATTGAGGCACCGATAA